The following nucleotide sequence is from Thermococcus sp. Bubb.Bath.
GTCTATGCCTACGACACGTACTACTGGAGCGCCAACTACTTCCTCCAGGTTAAGATACACTACGCCAGTTGATTTTTAATTCCCCTTTGTTTTTTCTTATTGAGGTGATATCATGCGAGGATTTTCTGCAATAACGGTAGCTCTAATAGTAATGCTGGTGCTCCCCCTTGGCTCGGTGAGCGCCAGGGAGGTCCCATACGTTTACAATCCAACCACTCCAGCTATTGCGCTCTCGGTGTTGGCCTTCTACAGGTCGCACGATTATCCACAGGTTCTCGAGGGCTGCACATGGCTTGTTAACCTAAAAACCCCCGACGGGGCGTGGGCATATCAGTACGGGATGGCGCCCCAGGCCAAGTACACGGCACTGGCAGTAATGGCCCTTATCCGGGGTGAGAGCCTGGCGAGGGGAATGTTCAATAAGTCAATAAATGCAGGGGTTTACTGGTTGATGTACAAACAGGGGGGTGATGGTTCGTTCGGCGATTACACCGACACGGCCCTGGCGGTGGTGGCTCTCAAAGAATACGCCGCATCAAAATACTCCTGGCTCAAGGTCGGTGCCGCCATCCACAACGGGATTTACTACTTGGAAACACATTCCCCTAAGACCACGATGGACGTTATATTTGGAGGTATGGCCCTTGACAATCTAACTATGATAGAAGCCATCAATGCGACGGGTGTGAACGCATTGTACAGGGCATTCGCGATATCCTACCTAACCGGCAGGTACGTCAACGTGAGTTCCACCCTGACGGACGCTGCATCCCTTGCTCTTTTGCTCTACTCTACAGGGAAACCGCAATACAAACGGGATCTGCTTGATATGGAGCACTTTGGATTCTGGGGTACCTTGAAGTATAATCCTGTGGATTTACTGGAAGCGTCTACAGTTCCCGGCTTTTCCAATTTGACGGGGATAGCCTGCCCGTACATGGAGAAAGTGAAGCCGCATTTCAAGTGGGAGAGGGTTGTGCTGGCCAAGTACTACGTTGAATGCGGATTTTCCGTTAACCTCTCGGGAATACCGTTTGGAACTTTAAAACCCTGGCAAGTGTCGGAGATAGCGCGCATTGATTACAAGCTCTCAAAACCCTATGGAACGCCTGTTGAGTACCTCCTCTCCCACGAAGAAAATGGCCACTGGGGGAACTTCTTTGATACAGCTTACATAGTTTGGGTGCTATCCACCCTCAATGTAAGGTTCAATTACACTTCCCCTTTGGAATGGCTCCAATCAAACCTCACTAACGACTATCCCAACTACTACTATGCATACGCCCTTGTGGATTTCCATAGGTTTGGCCTTAGAAAAGCATTCAACACCACGCTGAGAATAATATCCTCAAGGCAGAACCCATCCGGGGCTTGGGGATACACCGCAGGAACCCCGGGCAATATAAAAAGCACCGCTATGATGTTGAAAGCTCTCCGGGAGGTAAGACTGGAGAACACAACGATGTATAAACGCGGAGTTGAATTCTTGAGGAGGTTTCTATATGCTGACATTCCCAAGGTAAGCAAAAACGGATCAAACGCTGTGATGAACAACGCAACGTTCTTCGTAATCAAGGATGGGAAGCTCGTGGGAGATACACAGAGCAAGCTCACCGTTGGCAGTATCGATGGATACATAGTTGTGTATCCTGGGAAGAATCCCCTTGTAATTACGGCAGTTCCAGTGAATGGGTTCACTGCATCGTCCCCATGGAGATCTTCACCCGTCAAATCAGGACTCTCAAGGAACACCAGTGTGGTTTATACAGTATACATTGGAATTGTGGTGGTCTTAATCGTTATAGGGGCATACGCTATCCTTAAGGAAAGATGGAAGGGAAACAAGAAAAACGGCTAATAACTTTTTATTTTTTATCCCACTCATCGAGAGCCATGCCTACGTTGTCGATGCCTCTTCATCGTTGTAGAGCCCGTCGCCAACGGCAATCCTCTCTTCGAAGCCCTTTGAACCCTCAAGCGTCTGAATTCTGAACATGTAGCTCCTGTACCAGTTGTAGCTCGGCTTCACTTTTATCGGGAGTAGCCTCCAGGCCCTCGTTTCCTCTTCGTAGCCCCAGTTTACGTACTCGTTGAAGTTCCTGATTATGTCGGTTATGACGACACCGAACTCGTTGAGGAGCACCCTCTGCATCTCGCGCCACTTGTCGAGGGAGCTCTCCCTTCTCGTTATGCCGAAGTAACCGGCGCATCCGGGCCCTTTGAGGGTCGCTATGCCCCTGCCGACGAAGGAGCGGATGGCGTGGACCGTTTCGGGTGGGTCGGTGATGAAGGTGTCGAACTTGTGGAGGGCGTAGTCCGGGAGCGGCTCCCTCAGGTCGAAGGTGAACATCTCTATGTCATTGTAGCCGATTTCATCTGCGACCTTCTCTATGAACTTGACGAGCCTTTCATCGATGTCCAGAACTGCTATCCTCTTGGGAAGGCCGCTCAGCATGAGCGCGACGCTGGTGAGGTCGTCGTCTCCGAGGACAAAGACCTCCTTGTTCTCAAGGTCCCCGCGGGTGTGCATCAGGGCTATCCTGGCAACTGTCGTTTCGGGGGTAACGTAGGCCTGGTCGAAGTCGTGCTTGGGCTGGGGCCTGTCCTTGACTACCTCTTTGAACTCTTCGAGGAGGTCACTGAAGGCGTCGAGCTCAACGGTTCTTCCTCCGCAGTGGGAGCAGGTGTAGTCCTCGCGCTTTCCTATCCCGTACTTCTCCACCAGCTTCCTTCCACTCTGTGTTAGGACAACTTCATTGTCCCTGAACTCCACGTATCCGAGCTCATGGAGGGCCGTTACAACGGCCACGACGAGCGGGAGCGGCTCCTCGCTGAGGTCTACAATCCTCCAGACGTCTCCGCTCGCCTGGATTGCACTCAGAACGTTTTCTACCGTTCTCTCGTAAACGGGAATGCTCGTCTTCTCCTTAACCCTCTCTACTATCTCCCTCATTTTAAGCACCTCCAGAAGGATTCGGTTCGTAAATGAAGCTGGTAAGGGCCCCTTTTAAGGGTTTCCCGCCGGCAGATTTTAAAGATTGAATCGGTATTTAACCCCATGCTACGGCCAGTTGAGGAGGATTTTGTGAAGAGATACAGACTTGAGTACAATCAGGAGGCGCTGGAGGGGGTTAGGGGTTACATTGGTGAAAAAGCATATTCACGACTAAGGGCCCTGATAGAATACCGTTTAAGCGGAAAAGACCTCGACCGCTCTCCCTTGGAGGTTAAAATAGCCCTCGCCTTCTCCGCCGGCTCTGACAGCACCGCCGCCCTTAAAATCCTTCGCTGGGCCGGCTTTGAAGTGGTTCCGGTGGCGGTCAGGCTGCCCCAGATGAGGGAGGACACCCTCAAGAAAGCCGAGGATTATGGTGCTGTTTTCATCGAAATCCCGGAGTACCTGGATGTTATAAGGCCCCAGATTGAGAAAGGCGCTCCAATCTGCGGGAGATGTCACTCCCTCGTGATGAACGCTGTTGAAGAATACGCGAGAAGAAAGGGGATAAAAATCCTCGCGAGCGGTGACCTGCTGAGCTCCGGCCTGATATCCGTCTATCAAAAGAACGGTCTCATAGTCCTGAACCTCCCGGCCTTCCTCGCCCTTGACAAAGGAGAGATTATCGAGATCATCGGGGGAGAATACGACTTTGAATTTGGCTGTCCCCTCCTCTGGGAGCTTTTTAGAAAAGCTCCTTCGACCAAGAGGCTTTCCATCCAGCGGGTTCTGAGAGAGACGAGGGCGAGGGCCTTGACGCCTCAAATGGCCGAGGAGTTAATCCAGGACATCCTCTCCAGGTGAGTACCCATTCCTGTCCCAAAAGGTTTAAATGTGTAGTCTCAAAGGCTCTCCCGGTGGTGTTAATGGTCACGAAGGAAGAAGTCGAGAACGTCGTTAAGTCCGTAGTTGATGAGAAGTTCATCCGCTCAATCGAGGTCGATGATAAGGGCAACGTAACGGTTACGCTCGCAAAGGACACGCCGGATATCGACAACGTTCTGATAAAGCTCCACTCTGAGATAGGAAAGCTGAAGGGAGTTGGTCTGATTACCGTCAACCGTGAGAGAGAAGTGAAGGAGAGCGAGGAGAACGTGGAGGTAACAGAGGAGCTCGTCATGGAGAAGCTTAAGGAGGTCATGGACCCTGAGATAGGAGTCGATGTCGTTAACCTCGGCTTAATATACGACGTCAAAGTCAACCCAGATAACACGGTCTACGTTAAGATGACATTAACAACCCCAGGCTGCCCGTTAACGATGTGGATCCTCCGGGCCGTTGAGGACAAGATACTTGAGATACCAAGCGTCAAGGACGCTGAGATCGAGCTCACCTTCGATCCACCGTGGACGCCGGACAGGATAAGCCCGGAGTACAAGAAGAAGCTGGGTCTCTACTGACCCATCTAGTTCCTTTTTGTTCATCAGAGAACTTTTAAAAGGCCGTTTGTTCTCTTTTACCCCCTTCAACAGGTTTCTCCCCGACGAAAACTTTATATTCGCCAAAACTCATCTAAACGCGGTGATGTTCCATGGCTTGGAAGGTAACTGTAGACCAGGACACCTGCATTGGAGACGCTATCTGTGCAAGCCTCTGCCCGGACGTCTTCGAGATGGGCGACGATGGCAAGGCCCACCCGATAGTCGACACCACCGACCTCGAGTGCGCCCAGGAGGCCGCTGAGGCCTGCCCGGTCGGCGCTATCAGCCTTGAAGAGGTTTGAACTCCCTTTTTTCTTCCTTTGATATACCTGACTCCCCTTGGATCTAAAATTTGGAGAAGAGATCAGTCGAGAGTCAGATTGAATTTCTTCGCCTGCTCCAGCACGTATTCCCGTATCTGCCGCGCCTTTGGAAGTTCTGCCACTATCTCACCGTTCTCGATGAGGGGTTTGAGAAGCGGCTCGACTTTGGAGCCGCAAACTGGGCATTTCTCCAGCTTCTTCTCGGCTGGAACGCGGTGGTAGTGGCCGTTCTCGCAGCGGTATATCTGCTTCCTTCCGCTCAGCTTGCCGCGCTTCGTTATCGGCTTTCCTTCGACCTCGACTATATCTAGAGAGAAATCCACGGGCTTTGCGCTTGCTATTGCGCTGCCTACGCCAAAGGAGTCCGCAACGTCAGCCAACTCCTTCAGGCTATCCTCGTCCAGTCCCCCTGAGACGAGTATCTTCACCCAGTCGTAGCCCCTTAAATCGAGCTCCCAGCGAACTTCTTCAACTATTTTCCTGAAGTTCCCCCTCCTTGAGCTGGGTGTGTCGAGCCTGACCGCATTTAGCCGCTCACCGAGGGTTTCTGCTGCCATCAACGCCTCAAACTTCTCATCGCAGAATGTGTCCACTAAAGCGGTCCTCGGAACTTCTGGGGGCATCACCTCATCGTAGTACTTCCAGGCCTTCACCTGGTCGCTAATCGTCAGGATAAGCGCGTGGGGCATGGTTCCAACTGGTTTTTCTCCAATCATCTCAGCTCCAAGCACACCTGAGACACCGTCGCAACCGCCGATGAAGGCAGCCCTATCTATCATCGGAGCAATAGCCGGATGCATGTGTCTTATCCCAAATGAGTAGACGGGCTTGAACTTGGCCGCTATTTTGGTTCTGAGTGCGGCAGTGGCTATACCGCTCGCCTGGCTGAGCATACCGAGCAGAGCAGTTTCATAGATTCCGAACTCCTTATAGTAACCCTCTATCCGGAGAACCGGCTCGTAGGGGTGGAATATTGTCCCTTCCGGCATCGCGTAGACGTTCACCGGAAGGCCTTCGAGGAGCTTCGCAACCTCCTCAATTCCGGCAAGAACCCCCCACTTCCAGCCGTGCGGTAGTGAGGTTGTCGTAACATCTGCGAAGACCTTTTTGTGGATGCCCTTTTCTTCCAGTATCTTCTTCGTCCTGATGAAGTAGACGTCCGTGGTTCTTCCAGCCCTTATATCATCTTCATGGGCGATGTAGAAGTCGTGCATTTCAATTCACCTGAATTGGGTTATCGGTGGAGGATTTAAGGATTTCTGGGTGAATGGCACTACTATCTTTAGGTAAGGATTATAAGTAAAAAGTGCTAAAGCAAAATTAGGAATAGATGGAGGATGTAGAGATGTCCTTCCGAAAACTCTACTCCCTTATCTTCACGATAATGGTATTTGCAATGATATTTGCGGCCGGTTGCATAAGTGGTCACGGTCATAAGAGTACTCCAAGCATCCCGCTGAAGCCCGTTGCATGCCCCACTGGGAAAAATCTGACTCTCATTAACGATGCTCGCAATGTAACTCTCGAAGACCCCTCCTACAGGCTCGCCGTGAACCTTATGAAAGGCGAACTTGAAGAGGCCAAGGCCCTTTATCAGGTCGCAGTGCTAACAAAAGGGAATAAAAACGTTTTGACTTCACTGTCTAACCTTTCCCGGGAACTCCTCAGCGATTCCACGATCATAAATGACACGGCTATTCGTATTGGCAACGCGACCTACACCTACGTAGTCCTCTCCGTCTGTGACTACCATGACCCCCACTGTAAGGAGGAGGTGAGATTCCTACCGGATACTGTGGATGTTTCCGGTGTAGTTGCTCGTCTCTTACCCCCGAACTGGACGACATCCACTGCGACTTATACTGGTATTCCATACAGAACGTATGTCGTAACACTTGGGAACAGGACTTGTAGGGTCTACTTTAACGAGCTCTCTACTCTCATAATGAGCCCCCTCACAGCGAAAGACTACCTCCTCCTTATCGATGGTGGGAAAGCTCAATCCTGCGGGAGCCATGATAGGGTATACACCATACACGTTGGTTTCTCCAATGCGAACACTGGCGAGAGAAAGGAAATATCCCTCCTTCTGATTGGTGTGGAGTGATATCATCTCCCCTTTGGATGAGTTCTGTTATCCCACTCTGAAGGGCACCTCCGCTTCCCTTCCATTCTCGATTTCGTGTAACTCTCTCCTGTAAGCCTCGAGGGGTCTATCTTCAACCTTTAGGTAACCGGCGAAGGTCTTCGGTCTCTTCTCAAGCTCGTCGAAGAACCTTGGATAGCGCTTGTCCCTGACTATGTGATGGTCAAGGATTACCTTAGCGTTGGTCTCGCGGATTATCTCGTTGAGGTTTTTGAGACCGGTCTCCCACGAACCAGCGGCCCTCGAGCCGAGGTAGGTCGGCGGCCCACCGGTTATAAGAAGGTCGGGGTTCTTCTCGACTATCCATTCGACGGACTGCCTGTTGAGTAGCTGGATGTCGCTTGCGTGGATTACCCTCATGCTCCCGTCGTCGATGAGAACCATGACTACGAAGCCGAGCTTGCTTCCTTCGCTCCCGTGGGGAACCGCCGGTGAGAACTCAAGTGTAACTCCTCCGAGGTCAAAGCTCCTTCCGTCCGCGAATTCTATCTTCTTGGCTATCGGTTCGGCGTTTTTGAGAAATGCCCACGCCCTCTTTCTCTGGCTGAAGTTTATGTTTTTCCTCGGGTGTTTGATGAGAAGGAGCTTTTCGGCGTAGATTTCCCTTGCGTACTCCTCGCTGGAGCTCTCGTAGAGCCCCTCAAAGAAAGGGGTATGGTGGTCGTAGTGGTAGTGGGAGATGGTAACGATATCGGCCTTTCTTGCGTAGCCCTGGAGCTTCTTCCGCATCTGCTGGAGAGTCCTAAGCTCGATTTCCGCAGGTGAGAGGCCGTATCTCCTGGGACCGAGGGCGACGCCAGGGTCAATGAGTATCTTCACTCCCGAGGCATCCACGAAGGTTGCTAAACTTCTCACACCGAGGCTCTCAGAGGCGAGGGGGATGATGCGCATTTTTGTCACCGGCAAAATATCGCCCTAAACCTTAATAAGCTCTGCTCATTAGTGAGTTGATAATAGCATTTTTGTGCAACTCTTCACATTAACTTTTGAAGTGATATCCCCATAGAGGACACACCATGGAGATTTTTAAGTTCTGATCCCACCTTTCTTAGCATTTACTCTGATGAGGGTCATCCTTTTGATTTTATGTTAAATTGTTATCTCTCCATTAGGCCCTCTAAGAACAGTAGAGTATCCCCCAGACCCCCTCAAAATCAGGTAACTCTCTGAGCTGGTGTCCCAAACTGCTCTTCATGCCCTCTGATAGTGCTCCCTGCGGTTCCGTAGTGAATTTAAATCCGGCTCAACTCCTTTAACTTTGAACTTCTCGGGCAGTACTTCAAGGACCTCCGTGAGATCAATAAAATCTCCCAGTTTCCGGACATCGTAGAGCATCCAGCTTATTGCATAATCCTTTTCAACAGTTGATAGAGGAATCCCAAGATTCGAGCTCAAGGCTTTTAGCTCCTCTCCAATCATTCTATCTCCTCCCAATAATCCTCCGGAACGTTGATCCTAAGCCCCCACTTATAGCTGAAGCGGCCTGCTGGGGGCATGGATGGGTCAAGGAGAGCAAAGCTCTTTCTGTCTTTTTCAGAGAGTTTAACTCTGTCCTCGATCCCCAATCCAAGCTTTTCGCTCAGGAATCCTAAACGCTTCAGAAGGGCCTTGTTATTCATTCTCTCAGCATAGTCCAACAGCTTTTCATAATTCAGTATAGCATTGCTGAGGGACTTAACTACCTCGATTATCCCTCCACAATACTTTGGCTTGTCAAGACAGTCAACAACGGTCTTTTCAGGATCGGTAATGCGCACATCTCTGCGCCCGATGCGGATAGTGTTAACTCCAAAAAACTTTTCCGGACTGATTACTACTACTCTAAATCTCTTACCGTCCAGTGACAATTGCCTTCGATAGCCTCTTTTTATGGGAGTTTGAATGAAGACAGTTTGGGGAATCTGCTCGGTCATTCCGTAGTAGTTCAGGGCCGACCAGTATGCAACTGCCCCGGTGGGTACCAAAATCTGGGCTAGAACGAACTCATGGGGAGAGGGAAATCTTCCAGGCTCTAAAGAGAGGACATAGATGCCCTTGGCAATTCTCTTGAGAATCCCCATCTTGCTTAATGCTCTGAGATAATACTCAAGGAGCTTTGGATCTATACGGAGCTGTTGCTGAGCTTCCTCGATAGTAAAGACATCCCCAAGCTCCAAGAGCTTCTTCATGAGTACGAGGGTATTCATTTTTCTCGCCAAACCCTAAACATATTTAGGGTATCTTGAGAATTTTTGAATATAAAATTTTTGGATAGACCTCATTTCTCCATCAGCTGTTGGTTATATTGCAGTTTTAGTCTTTGTTACAAGTGGAAGTTTCATTGCGGCTTTCCTGTAAACCGGGTCTGTAAAGTAGTATACTCCCGTGTTTTCATCTTTTTCCACAATAAAGAGCCCATCGACTAATATTGTCAATAACCTGCTGAGAGCATCTTCTGAAATCCCAGTCTGGGCCATATCACTCCAAGATGCACCAAACGCTAGAAGTCTGATTACTTCTTTCGCTTTCGGGCTCCTGCCCTCTAAAAGATGCTCTAGTTCTTTTTCTGCCTCTTTAACGGCCTCTTCTATGGTAGTTTTCATTGCAGTTTCATGGTCTCGTTCTATATATCTCTTCACGCCATACAGGTTCAGCCATCCCGGAAGCGTGCCAAGTTGATTAACGGCATCCCTGATCTCCCACTCTTCATAATGCACTTTGAGTTTTTCAAAACCGGTTTTGAGGAATTCTTCTGCGACAGTTTCTTTCCACGGTGCGAGCTTAATACTTATTGGGGGTCTACCAAAAAGGGCATCTTTGTACGTTGATTCAAACAGTTTCCTCACTATTCCGGAATAGGATCCAGTGAAAATCACCAGAAGAGAATGATTTTCATTAAACACAGATCCTAATGCCCTTAAAAAATGGGAGATACCCTGATTGATGCTTTGAATCTCATCGAGAATAAGAACTGTGTCTTTCAACTTAAAAAGTCCATCTGCTAGGGCTCTCCTAGCGGATGCAGTCTTTTTGAGTTTAACGGAGAAACCCATTCCTCCGGCAGAGGCTGAGATTTCAGAAACATATTTTGAGAGTGTGTCCAAAATGGATTTTGGTAATCTTCCCAGGATCTTTTCGGTAGCTTCTCTAAAAGTCTCGGTATCCCTCAGATCAATATGGATAACGTTGTATCCAGTCTCATCAGCAAATGCATTCGCTCCAGCCAATGCCAAGCTTGTTTTTCCAACCATTCTAGGGCCTAAAATTGCCACCCAGCTTCCCGCTTCTAATGCACGTAGAAGCTTCTCAATTTCTTCTTTTCTACCAAACAGTTGCTTTGGAAGTGTTCTTGGTCTTTGGTCAAAGAACAATACTTTCTTCTTTGGCATTGATACCCCCCGAAGTACTTCGGGGGGTATCTATCTAATAAACCTTTCTGTAGATTAATGAAAAGAGAAAAAGCAAAGAGCCAAAAAAATATAACTTAGAATTAAGCATATCACTCCAAACTCATGCTTTTCATGTGTTTGAGCTTTAAGACTTCCTTGAGAGGCCCTAAGACCTCCCCTGCCTTCAAGAGCACTCCGGCACCAAGGAGTATTACGGCGAAGATAGAAACAAAAGCTTATTAATATCCCCTACTTGAAGTAGCTTTATGAGGGGTGGGATGATAAGGGGCCTTTAACCGATGACACCCACTCCTTGGAAAACTCCCCTTTGGCCGAAATAAGGCCGCAGACGGGAGATTTGACCTGCCAACCGATGATGAGTGTCATCCCTGCCGAGCGCGCGATGACGACGTTTTATCCCCACCTGAGGTGGTCGCATGCTGGGATTCCTCCGAAGAAAGAAGGAGAAGCACGGGTCTTTCGTTTACCTGAGCGAGCCCACTTTCCTGTATCACACTAGGACTGAAAAGGCAATCGTTGAGATAATACATGAAAAATTGGGTTCCGAAAACATCCTCGTCCCATCTGATTATGGGTTGAGGAGCACAAGCCATAGGATTCCGGAGGCAGAGTACTTCGTGGCCGTGGCGGTTCTTGGAAAGTTCACCTCGCTGGTTTCCAGAGAGCTCAAAATCGCCGAAGAAAACGGTGTTGAGGTATACACCCTGGAGATAGCGCGGGAAGGAGACGAGCTCGTTTATGTGTTCGCTGAGGGCGTCCCCGAGGGTATAGAACATCTCAGTGATGGGGAGACCATGGCTTTCATGAAGAGTTTCCTGAACGAGGAGTTCAAGGACTTCCTAACCCACGGGTTGCTCGTTGGCAGCCACAAGAGATCTTGGTAGAGGTAGAATCCATCTGTCAAAACCTGTAAAACTTGTAAAAAGTGAAAAAAGTTAAACTAAGAGGCGAAGGCTTTCAGGCTTCGGCCTTTCTCTTTGAGTCGATGTAGTCGCATATAGCTCTAGCAGCCTTCTTTCCGTCCCCCATTGCGAGGATAACCGTAGCCTCGCCTCTTATCGCGTCTCCACCGGCAAAGACGCCCGGAATGCTCGTCATGAGGTTCTCGTCAACTACCAATGTGCCGTTGGGGTTCGTCTTGAGGCTGGGTGTTTCAGTGATTATCCTGTTGGGTTCAAGACCGATGGCTATGATGACCGTCGTGGCCTCAAGCGTGACGTATTCACCCGTCCCGACTATCTTGCGCTTTCCTTTTCTGTCCCTCTCCTCTAATGGCCTCATCCTCTCGAACTTGACGGCTTTGACCCTGCCGTTCTCGTCACCTATGAACTCCACCGGCTGAAGGAAGAACTCGAACTTAACCCCCTCTTCCTCGGCGTGGTGAATCTCCTCGATTCTCGCCGTCATATCCTCCCTTCCCCTGCGGTAGGCTATCGTGACATCGGCGCCAAGCCTCAGGGCCGAACGGGCAGCGTCCATGGCCGTGTTTCCTGCCCCGATGACCACGACCTTTTCTCCCACGTGAATTGGTGTGTCGTACTCGGGGAACTCGTAGGCTTTCATGAGGTTGACCCTTGTGAGGAACTCGTTCGCGGAGTAAATCCTGCCCAGTAAGATTCCAGGTATATTGAGGAGTTTGGGCGTTCCTGCCCCGGTGCCGATGAAGACCGCATCGTATTCCTGAAGGAGGCCCTTGATGGTTACGGTTCTTCCCACAAGATGGTCTGTTTTTATCTCAACGCCGAGACGCCTGAGTTTGTCCAGCTCGTGTTCCAGTATCTCCTTTGGAAGGCGGAACTCCGGGATGCCGTAGGCGAGAACACCTCCCGGTTTGTGCAGCGCCTCGAAAATCGTCACGTGGTATCCCATTTTGGCGAGTTCTCCTGCGCAGGTCAGTCCTGCCGGTCCGGCACCGACTACCGCCACCTTCCCCTTCTTTCCGCTGCACTCCCTCGCGAACTCCTTGAGGAGCTCCTCCTCTATGCCATGCTTCCTGGCGTAATCCGCAACGAAGCGCTCAAGCTTCCCGATGTTAACGGCCGTTCCGACCTTTCCGACGACGCAGGCCCCCTCACACTGGTCCTCCTGAGGGCAGACCCTTCCAGTGATGGCTGGCAGGGTGTTGTCGTTCCAGATTATCCTAAGGGCCTCTTTGATGTCTCCTTCCTTTATCTTGGCTATGAAGGAGGGTATGTTGATGTGGACTGGACAGCCTTTGATACATGGGGCGTACTCCACTGGACACTGGAGACAGCGCTCTGCCTCCTGCTTTGCCAGCTCAAAGGTGTAGCCGAGGTTTACCTCGCCGAAGTCCTTGACCCTTTCCTCCGGCGGCCTCTCTGGGGTGGGAACCCGTTCTTTGATGAGCTTTGGCATTCAAATCACCCCCCTAGCGTGGAGTTCTTCAAGGTAGCGTTCCTTTGCCAGTTGCTCCTGCTCTTTGAAGCGCTCTGCTCTCTTTAACACGTCTTCCCAGTCGACCTTGTGGGCGTCGAACATCGGCCCGTCCCTGCAGGCGAACTTTATCTCGTCCCCGTAGAGGATTCTGCAGGAACCGCACATCCCGGTTCCGTCGACCATTATCTGCCTGACGGTGGTTATGGTCGGAATTCCGTAGGGTCTCGTTAGTTCTGCGAGCTTCGCGAGGGTTCCAAGCTTCCCGCCCGCGAAGATTATGTCCACCTTGTCCTTCTCAATGAGTTCCTTGACTACGTTGAGGTAGTTGCCCTTTATCCCGACACTCCCATCGTCGGTGGTTATGTAGTGCTCATCCGCAACGGGCTTGGCAAGGAACCCTTCCGGGTAGACGTTGGCCTTGTTTTCGAAGCTCTGTATTGAAATCGTGTAGTTTCCGGCCTCTTTCATTGCCTTGAGCGTTGCGTAGTTTTCCGCCTGTCCGCAAACTGCGTCAGACGCAAAGACAACGTTTCCGTAGTTCTTTACCTTGATTGGTTTGCCCAGCGGCCCTAAGAAGCTCCAGAGCTCGTCGCCGACGCCGTATTCGTAGTAGAGCTGAAGGCTTGTCTTCCCGAGCTTTCTTATGAACATGCCGATTCTCCCGTTCTCGGCCTTGTAGACTGACATTGGAATCCTCTCACCCTTCTCATGGAGAATAAAAACCACAAACTGGCCGGGTTTCCAGGCTTC
It contains:
- a CDS encoding ATP-binding protein, with product MPKKKVLFFDQRPRTLPKQLFGRKEEIEKLLRALEAGSWVAILGPRMVGKTSLALAGANAFADETGYNVIHIDLRDTETFREATEKILGRLPKSILDTLSKYVSEISASAGGMGFSVKLKKTASARRALADGLFKLKDTVLILDEIQSINQGISHFLRALGSVFNENHSLLVIFTGSYSGIVRKLFESTYKDALFGRPPISIKLAPWKETVAEEFLKTGFEKLKVHYEEWEIRDAVNQLGTLPGWLNLYGVKRYIERDHETAMKTTIEEAVKEAEKELEHLLEGRSPKAKEVIRLLAFGASWSDMAQTGISEDALSRLLTILVDGLFIVEKDENTGVYYFTDPVYRKAAMKLPLVTKTKTAI
- a CDS encoding type IV toxin-antitoxin system AbiEi family antitoxin, which gives rise to MARKMNTLVLMKKLLELGDVFTIEEAQQQLRIDPKLLEYYLRALSKMGILKRIAKGIYVLSLEPGRFPSPHEFVLAQILVPTGAVAYWSALNYYGMTEQIPQTVFIQTPIKRGYRRQLSLDGKRFRVVVISPEKFFGVNTIRIGRRDVRITDPEKTVVDCLDKPKYCGGIIEVVKSLSNAILNYEKLLDYAERMNNKALLKRLGFLSEKLGLGIEDRVKLSEKDRKSFALLDPSMPPAGRFSYKWGLRINVPEDYWEEIE
- a CDS encoding sulfide/dihydroorotate dehydrogenase-like FAD/NAD-binding protein, translated to MGYKITAKTDLSPIDYFVEVEVPHVAEAWKPGQFVVFILHEKGERIPMSVYKAENGRIGMFIRKLGKTSLQLYYEYGVGDELWSFLGPLGKPIKVKNYGNVVFASDAVCGQAENYATLKAMKEAGNYTISIQSFENKANVYPEGFLAKPVADEHYITTDDGSVGIKGNYLNVVKELIEKDKVDIIFAGGKLGTLAKLAELTRPYGIPTITTVRQIMVDGTGMCGSCRILYGDEIKFACRDGPMFDAHKVDWEDVLKRAERFKEQEQLAKERYLEELHARGVI
- the gltA gene encoding NADPH-dependent glutamate synthase, encoding MPKLIKERVPTPERPPEERVKDFGEVNLGYTFELAKQEAERCLQCPVEYAPCIKGCPVHINIPSFIAKIKEGDIKEALRIIWNDNTLPAITGRVCPQEDQCEGACVVGKVGTAVNIGKLERFVADYARKHGIEEELLKEFARECSGKKGKVAVVGAGPAGLTCAGELAKMGYHVTIFEALHKPGGVLAYGIPEFRLPKEILEHELDKLRRLGVEIKTDHLVGRTVTIKGLLQEYDAVFIGTGAGTPKLLNIPGILLGRIYSANEFLTRVNLMKAYEFPEYDTPIHVGEKVVVIGAGNTAMDAARSALRLGADVTIAYRRGREDMTARIEEIHHAEEEGVKFEFFLQPVEFIGDENGRVKAVKFERMRPLEERDRKGKRKIVGTGEYVTLEATTVIIAIGLEPNRIITETPSLKTNPNGTLVVDENLMTSIPGVFAGGDAIRGEATVILAMGDGKKAARAICDYIDSKRKAEA